A region of Nocardioides sp. JS614 DNA encodes the following proteins:
- a CDS encoding alpha/beta fold hydrolase, translating into MASAPTGVTVTTLELTVDRDAPLLVVGPSLGTSVESLWSPCARLLSGRFHVVGWDLPGHGSNPSIPATGLSIAELAAAVAAAVGELLVARGRPEGPFGYAGDSVGGAVGLQLLLDHPDLVSSAVLVCTGARIGTPAGWRERAENVRQGGTAAVLAGSLERWFAPGFTHRHDETTRAFTRALLGTHPSGYAAVCAALERFDVTDRLHEIAQPVLAVAGEHDVSTPPASLETIARGVRRGRLVVLPDVAHLAPSEDPVALAELISAHVAATPVARVTTRSEPSNIDRTN; encoded by the coding sequence ATGGCCTCCGCGCCGACCGGGGTCACGGTCACCACGCTCGAGCTGACGGTCGACCGAGACGCGCCGCTGCTGGTGGTCGGCCCGTCGCTGGGCACCTCGGTCGAGTCGTTGTGGTCCCCCTGTGCCCGGCTCCTGTCCGGCCGGTTCCACGTCGTGGGTTGGGACCTCCCCGGCCATGGGTCGAACCCCTCGATCCCCGCGACCGGACTGTCGATCGCCGAGCTCGCGGCCGCCGTCGCTGCGGCGGTCGGTGAGCTCCTGGTCGCGCGAGGACGACCGGAGGGGCCGTTCGGCTATGCCGGTGACTCGGTCGGCGGGGCCGTGGGACTCCAGCTGCTGCTGGACCACCCCGACCTCGTCTCCAGCGCCGTGCTGGTGTGCACGGGAGCCCGCATCGGCACGCCCGCGGGGTGGCGCGAACGCGCCGAGAACGTGCGTCAGGGCGGAACCGCGGCGGTGTTGGCGGGATCCCTCGAGCGATGGTTCGCCCCGGGCTTCACCCACCGGCACGACGAGACGACCCGAGCGTTCACCAGGGCGCTGCTGGGCACCCACCCGAGCGGGTACGCGGCCGTGTGCGCGGCCCTCGAGCGGTTCGATGTCACCGACCGACTCCACGAGATCGCCCAGCCCGTCCTGGCGGTCGCGGGGGAGCACGACGTGTCGACCCCTCCGGCCTCGCTCGAGACGATCGCCCGCGGCGTCCGGCGCGGCCGACTCGTGGTCCTGCCCGATGTCGCCCACTTGGCGCCGAGCGAGGACCCCGTCGCGCTGGCCGAGCTGATCAGCGCTCACGTGGCTGCGACCCCGGTGGCTCGGGTGACGACGCGGAGCGAGCCCTCGAACATTGATCGGACGAACTGA
- a CDS encoding glutamine synthetase family protein, whose protein sequence is MSTSTRFVEQYGLYSSEQQRAAKQSLEKVLEHGIEIVRLVWPDQHGLLRGKALTVDAYIGALETGNEITMAPFFFDPANAIVFNPFSPDGGFAIDGLGGSPNVKMVPDPGTFTVLPWARNTALVFCDLYMTNGQPFPLAPRTILKDALAALAQHGAKLVTGVEMEWYLTRLVDDQLATGSLGAPGSPADPPQVAPVARGYSYLLMEHLDEIDHVLEPIRKAVLQMGLPLRSIDDEWAPSQVETTFDVLEGLAAADSAALFRTTVKQIAKRHGHLASFMCTPAIAGFYANGWHLHTSLADIDSGANLMVPTDNSPLSEIGRHYVGGTLEHGIAASVFTTPTINGYRRRRPYSLAPDRLAWGQDNRAAMMRVISAPNDKASHVENRVGDSAANPYLYVAAQAASGLDGVVNKIDPGPISLDPYAADVPQLPTTLADAVDALESDGFFRKVFGDVFVDYMVAMKRSEVDRYQAWVEQNPDPDTYVNGVTGWEHREYFELF, encoded by the coding sequence ATGTCCACATCCACCAGATTCGTCGAGCAGTACGGCTTGTACTCATCAGAGCAGCAGCGCGCTGCCAAGCAGTCGCTGGAGAAGGTCCTCGAGCACGGGATCGAGATCGTGCGGCTGGTCTGGCCTGACCAGCACGGGCTCCTGCGGGGCAAGGCCCTGACCGTGGACGCCTACATCGGCGCGCTGGAGACGGGCAACGAGATCACCATGGCGCCGTTCTTCTTCGACCCGGCCAACGCCATCGTGTTCAACCCCTTCAGCCCCGACGGCGGCTTCGCCATCGACGGCCTCGGCGGCAGCCCGAACGTGAAGATGGTCCCGGACCCCGGCACCTTCACGGTGCTGCCATGGGCCAGGAACACCGCGCTGGTCTTCTGCGACCTGTACATGACCAACGGTCAGCCGTTCCCGCTGGCGCCGCGCACGATCTTGAAGGATGCGTTGGCGGCGCTGGCGCAGCACGGCGCCAAGCTCGTCACCGGCGTCGAGATGGAGTGGTACCTCACCCGCCTCGTGGACGACCAGCTCGCGACCGGTTCGCTCGGCGCTCCCGGGTCGCCGGCCGACCCGCCCCAGGTGGCGCCCGTGGCCCGCGGCTACAGCTACCTGCTCATGGAGCACCTCGACGAGATCGACCACGTCCTCGAGCCCATCCGCAAGGCGGTGCTGCAGATGGGCCTCCCCCTGCGCTCCATCGACGACGAGTGGGCACCGAGCCAGGTGGAGACCACCTTCGACGTCCTCGAGGGCCTGGCTGCTGCGGACTCCGCAGCTCTGTTCCGCACCACGGTCAAGCAGATCGCCAAGCGCCACGGCCACCTCGCCTCGTTCATGTGCACCCCGGCGATCGCCGGCTTCTACGCCAATGGCTGGCACCTCCACACCTCGCTGGCCGACATCGACAGCGGCGCGAACCTGATGGTCCCGACCGACAACTCCCCGCTGTCGGAGATCGGCCGGCACTACGTCGGCGGGACCCTGGAGCACGGGATCGCCGCCTCGGTCTTCACCACCCCGACCATCAACGGCTACCGGCGCCGGCGGCCCTACTCGCTGGCACCCGACCGGCTCGCATGGGGCCAGGACAACCGGGCCGCGATGATGCGGGTCATCAGTGCGCCCAACGACAAGGCGTCCCACGTGGAGAACCGCGTCGGCGACTCCGCCGCGAACCCCTACCTCTACGTCGCGGCCCAGGCCGCGTCCGGGCTGGACGGCGTCGTGAACAAGATCGACCCCGGTCCGATCAGCCTCGACCCGTACGCCGCCGACGTTCCCCAGCTGCCGACCACCCTGGCCGATGCCGTGGACGCTCTGGAGTCGGACGGCTTCTTCCGCAAGGTCTTCGGTGACGTGTTCGTCGACTACATGGTCGCGATGAAGCGCAGCGAGGTGGACCGGTACCAGGCCTGGGTCGAGCAGAACCCGGACCCCGACACCTACGTGAACGGCGTGACCGGCTGGGAGCACCGCGAGTACTTCGAGCTCTTCTGA
- the catA gene encoding catechol 1,2-dioxygenase — protein MSSIEVESATAATSGASATERFQTDKSPFAAVRDVPQERVDALAREVLAGIHAAIRKHQVTYAEYNALKAWLIQVGQDGEWPLFLDVFVEHVVEEVATAHRQGNKGTIEGPYYVPGAPERGAEGSILEREERGTPLVWEGVVKSVDGSPLAGAKVDVWQDDDQGFYSQFSEGQPEWNLRGVFTVGADGRFRVHTIKPAPYQIPHDGATGALIEAAGWHAWRPARIHVKVSAAGHETLTSQLYFPGDEHNDDDIADAVKPELMLDPVEQGDGSLVVRYDVTLDPTA, from the coding sequence ATGAGCTCGATCGAAGTCGAGTCAGCCACGGCGGCCACTTCTGGTGCCTCGGCGACCGAGAGGTTCCAGACCGACAAGTCGCCGTTCGCCGCCGTCAGGGACGTCCCTCAGGAGCGGGTCGACGCACTGGCCCGAGAGGTGCTGGCCGGCATTCATGCCGCCATCCGCAAGCACCAGGTCACCTACGCCGAGTACAACGCCCTCAAGGCCTGGCTGATCCAGGTGGGACAGGACGGCGAGTGGCCCCTGTTCCTCGATGTCTTCGTCGAGCACGTGGTCGAGGAGGTCGCCACCGCGCACCGCCAGGGCAACAAGGGCACGATCGAGGGCCCCTACTACGTGCCCGGCGCGCCCGAGAGGGGAGCAGAAGGCTCCATCCTGGAGCGCGAGGAGCGCGGCACCCCACTGGTCTGGGAGGGGGTCGTCAAGTCCGTCGACGGCAGCCCGCTGGCCGGCGCGAAGGTCGATGTCTGGCAAGACGACGACCAGGGCTTCTACTCGCAGTTCTCCGAGGGGCAGCCCGAGTGGAACCTCCGCGGCGTGTTCACCGTCGGTGCCGACGGCCGGTTCCGCGTGCACACCATCAAGCCCGCGCCGTACCAGATCCCGCACGACGGGGCGACCGGCGCGCTGATCGAGGCGGCCGGCTGGCATGCGTGGCGGCCGGCCCGCATCCACGTCAAGGTGTCCGCCGCGGGCCACGAGACGCTGACCTCTCAGCTGTACTTCCCCGGCGACGAGCACAACGACGACGACATCGCCGATGCCGTCAAGCCCGAGCTGATGCTCGACCCCGTCGAGCAGGGCGACGGGAGCCTCGTCGTCCGGTACGACGTCACGCTGGACCCGACCGCCTGA
- a CDS encoding LysR substrate-binding domain-containing protein produces MELRHLRYFTAVAETCHFGQAAERLLIAQPALSQAIRSLESELGVTLFTRTTRHVALTPAGEYFFDESRRILAAVEDSTRGVRQLADGRHGLVRLGLVGTAATSHLPHLVRTLKRELPEVAVDVKADILTPELCDLLRAGAIDVAVLRPPVVGEGIEIHVVEEEPLILALPESHALAARGDLGVEDLRNEPFISYAAQESAVNQAVLRACRTADFVPHRSHEAPGTAVLLSLVAAGLGVSLVPASVRAFPLTGVVFREVLDAGTIQLALAWRSDRPRPVVTMVVSVLAADDALASLSSSFVDGILA; encoded by the coding sequence ATGGAACTGCGCCATCTTCGATACTTCACGGCGGTAGCCGAGACCTGCCACTTCGGACAGGCAGCAGAGCGCCTGTTGATCGCCCAGCCGGCGCTGTCGCAGGCGATCCGGTCGTTGGAGTCCGAGCTCGGGGTCACGCTGTTCACGCGCACCACTCGGCACGTCGCACTGACGCCCGCGGGGGAGTACTTCTTCGACGAGAGCCGCCGGATCCTGGCCGCCGTGGAGGACAGCACCCGCGGGGTGCGCCAGCTGGCCGACGGCCGCCACGGGTTGGTGCGGCTGGGGCTGGTGGGTACGGCGGCGACCTCGCACCTGCCGCACCTCGTCCGGACCTTGAAGCGGGAGCTGCCCGAGGTCGCGGTGGACGTGAAGGCCGACATCCTCACCCCCGAGCTCTGCGACCTGCTCCGCGCCGGCGCCATCGACGTCGCCGTGCTGCGACCACCGGTCGTAGGGGAGGGGATCGAGATCCACGTCGTCGAGGAGGAGCCGCTCATCCTCGCCCTCCCCGAGAGCCACGCGCTGGCCGCCCGGGGCGACCTCGGCGTGGAGGACCTGCGCAACGAGCCGTTCATCAGCTATGCGGCGCAGGAGTCTGCGGTCAACCAGGCCGTTCTCCGTGCGTGCCGCACCGCCGACTTCGTGCCCCACCGCTCGCACGAGGCGCCTGGCACCGCGGTCCTGCTCTCCCTGGTGGCGGCGGGCCTGGGCGTCTCGCTGGTTCCCGCCTCGGTGCGAGCGTTCCCGCTGACCGGCGTCGTGTTCCGTGAGGTCCTCGACGCCGGGACCATCCAGCTGGCGCTGGCCTGGCGCAGCGACCGGCCGCGCCCGGTGGTGACGATGGTGGTCTCCGTCCTCGCCGCCGACGACGCCCTGGCGTCGCTGTCGAGCAGCTTCGTCGACGGGATCCTCGCATGA
- a CDS encoding 2Fe-2S iron-sulfur cluster-binding protein, which translates to MPTIIFHSPDGSSHKVDARVGASAMETAVKVGVPGIVAECGGALSCATCHVFVDSAWIAATGIADEFEDEMLDDAETPRTPTSRLSCQIRVTDDLDGLELTIAPEQ; encoded by the coding sequence ATGCCGACGATCATCTTCCACAGTCCCGACGGAAGCTCGCACAAGGTCGACGCCCGGGTCGGAGCCTCCGCGATGGAGACCGCGGTCAAGGTCGGGGTCCCGGGCATCGTCGCCGAATGCGGCGGCGCCCTGTCCTGCGCCACCTGCCACGTGTTCGTCGACTCCGCGTGGATCGCCGCCACCGGGATCGCGGACGAGTTCGAGGACGAGATGCTCGACGACGCGGAGACCCCGCGCACGCCGACGAGCAGACTGTCCTGCCAGATCCGCGTGACCGACGACCTCGACGGCCTGGAACTCACGATCGCGCCCGAGCAGTGA
- the catC gene encoding muconolactone Delta-isomerase: MLYHVRMDVRLPHDLDPETRDEIVGRERAYSQQLQREGTWLHLWRIVGEYSNYSIFDVASHDELHRILAGLPLFAYMDIKVTPLAVHPSDIRGGA, encoded by the coding sequence ATGCTCTACCACGTCCGGATGGACGTCCGCCTGCCCCACGATCTCGACCCGGAGACCCGGGACGAGATCGTGGGGCGTGAGCGGGCCTACTCCCAGCAGCTGCAGCGCGAGGGCACCTGGTTGCACCTGTGGCGCATCGTGGGCGAGTACTCCAACTACTCGATCTTCGACGTGGCCTCCCACGACGAGCTGCACCGGATCCTGGCCGGCCTCCCGCTGTTCGCCTACATGGACATCAAGGTGACCCCGCTGGCCGTGCACCCCTCCGACATCCGCGGGGGCGCCTGA
- a CDS encoding aromatic-ring-hydroxylating dioxygenase subunit beta, whose translation MSIPAEYTDTSSFSYHVDADFYADLDRFRAMFVEDWPDADPADLTGTASFLTREARLIDEGRFNDWLELFSDDCLYWVPVTAGGGDPRTEVSHAFDDRRRLTDRVYWLRTGLAYSQIPASRTRRLVGNVEVLDEPSGARLVRSNFIVNEFRAGVTKTYAGWYAHVLTPAAEGWRIRMKQANLLDSEQYHENLTIVF comes from the coding sequence ATGAGCATCCCCGCCGAGTACACGGACACCTCCTCGTTCTCCTACCACGTCGACGCGGACTTCTATGCCGACCTCGACCGCTTCCGCGCGATGTTCGTCGAGGACTGGCCCGACGCCGACCCGGCCGACCTGACGGGCACGGCCTCCTTCCTCACCAGGGAGGCGCGGCTGATCGACGAGGGCCGGTTCAACGACTGGCTCGAGCTGTTCAGCGACGACTGCCTCTACTGGGTCCCGGTCACCGCCGGCGGTGGTGACCCCCGCACGGAGGTCTCCCACGCGTTCGACGACCGTAGACGCCTGACCGACCGCGTCTACTGGCTGCGCACGGGCCTGGCCTACAGCCAGATCCCGGCCTCGCGGACCCGGCGGCTCGTCGGCAACGTCGAGGTGCTCGACGAGCCCTCGGGCGCGCGGCTCGTCCGGTCCAACTTCATCGTCAACGAGTTCCGTGCGGGCGTCACCAAGACCTATGCCGGCTGGTACGCCCACGTGCTCACCCCGGCCGCCGAGGGATGGCGGATCCGGATGAAGCAGGCCAACCTGCTCGACTCCGAGCAGTACCACGAGAACCTCACGATCGTCTTCTGA
- a CDS encoding type 1 glutamine amidotransferase yields MNDSSPVLVIGHIDEPSLEVVRRVAETHDISLLVKRPLRGEALPPLDDVQGVVVLGGPQSAYDERAHPYLAEEKAYIASAHAAGVPTLGICLGSHLAAEALGGKAHAGESGLEVGFIDVVAVDDAGEPLQGRFFSFHSDSMHVPPGATALAVSDRYIQAWGLGSVLAIQFHPDLDRDGIETLLGLEGEKLASFGVDVDALREELRVTDAAPGERLIGEWVGSLCPGRVHVGC; encoded by the coding sequence ATGAACGACAGCTCGCCGGTGCTCGTCATCGGACACATCGACGAACCCTCGCTGGAGGTGGTGCGCCGGGTCGCCGAGACCCACGACATCTCGCTTCTCGTCAAGCGCCCGCTGCGAGGGGAGGCCCTTCCGCCCCTCGACGACGTGCAGGGGGTCGTTGTCCTCGGTGGTCCCCAGAGTGCCTACGACGAACGAGCCCACCCGTATCTGGCGGAGGAGAAGGCCTACATCGCCTCTGCGCACGCCGCCGGCGTGCCCACGTTGGGGATCTGCCTGGGCTCACACCTGGCAGCGGAAGCACTCGGCGGCAAAGCCCACGCCGGCGAGAGTGGGCTCGAGGTCGGCTTCATCGACGTCGTTGCCGTCGACGATGCAGGAGAACCGCTGCAAGGCAGGTTCTTCTCCTTCCATTCCGACTCCATGCACGTCCCGCCCGGAGCCACGGCCCTGGCGGTCTCGGATCGCTACATCCAGGCATGGGGCCTCGGCTCCGTCCTGGCCATCCAGTTCCATCCCGACCTCGACCGGGATGGGATCGAGACCCTGCTCGGATTGGAGGGCGAGAAGCTCGCCTCCTTCGGGGTCGATGTCGACGCGCTGCGCGAGGAGCTTCGAGTCACAGATGCGGCGCCCGGCGAGCGGCTGATCGGCGAGTGGGTCGGGTCGCTGTGCCCGGGCCGCGTCCACGTGGGTTGCTAG
- a CDS encoding FABP family protein, translating into MTTTAPAPTIDASATDPRARTQGPQKLGPLTPLVGEWEGDLGIDLSYHNQDDETSKTSYFEKAEFKPIPVQENGRQTLWGLSYTMTAWRHGEEAMDPFHDEVGFLLWDKANGQVIRNVVFGRGIAILAGSDAGPRDRVLHFDAKPGDPSYGILQNRYLMERAEIRDFTSTFTFHDDGTFSYTSDLLLRLAATGAEMHHTDQNTLHRVKRYHPSVELG; encoded by the coding sequence ATGACCACCACGGCACCCGCCCCCACCATCGACGCCTCCGCCACCGACCCCCGCGCCCGGACCCAGGGCCCGCAGAAGCTCGGTCCGCTGACCCCGCTGGTCGGCGAGTGGGAGGGCGACCTCGGGATCGACCTCTCGTACCACAACCAGGACGACGAGACGAGCAAGACCTCGTACTTCGAGAAGGCCGAGTTCAAGCCGATCCCGGTGCAGGAGAACGGCCGGCAGACGCTCTGGGGCCTGAGCTACACGATGACCGCGTGGCGCCACGGCGAGGAGGCGATGGACCCCTTCCACGACGAGGTCGGCTTCCTGCTGTGGGACAAGGCGAACGGGCAGGTCATCCGCAACGTCGTGTTCGGGCGCGGCATCGCGATCCTCGCGGGCAGCGACGCCGGTCCGCGAGACCGGGTTCTGCACTTCGACGCGAAGCCCGGCGACCCGTCGTACGGCATCCTGCAGAACCGCTACCTGATGGAGCGCGCCGAGATCAGGGACTTCACCAGCACCTTCACGTTCCACGACGACGGCACGTTCAGCTACACCTCCGACCTCCTGCTCCGGCTCGCGGCGACCGGGGCCGAGATGCACCACACCGACCAGAACACCCTGCACCGGGTCAAGCGCTACCACCCGAGCGTCGAGCTCGGCTGA
- a CDS encoding NAD(P)/FAD-dependent oxidoreductase produces MAQPHADVLIVGGGEAGLGVADELRALGFAGTITMAGEEPRLPYQRPPLSKGYLSGDSDDESLELRAPEYLREQGIDVWLGRRVASVDLTDQGGSAVFDDSTSVAFDRLVLATGAVARELPVPGAELAGVHSLRSVADAALIRDALRAGGPLVVIGGGFIGLEIAATARARGLSVTVVEAAGRLLERVCAEPLSDFCLRTHRAAGIDIRLDAAVVELVGTDVGAVSGVRLADGTLLPAEVVIVGVGAVPATGIAEKAGLECRRGIVVDPAGRTTHPRVVAAGDCTEQPHPHLEGELLAIESVNNAVEQSKAAAHTLLGLDPPARGVPWFWSDQGGMKIQIAGVSHGHDGYVVREEAERITVLYFRGGTLIAADVANNPRDFMAVKRAVAERRTVDRERAGDLTRSVKDLLREGA; encoded by the coding sequence GTGGCTCAGCCGCACGCCGACGTACTCATCGTCGGCGGCGGCGAGGCCGGGCTCGGCGTCGCCGACGAGCTGCGGGCACTGGGCTTCGCCGGCACCATCACCATGGCGGGCGAGGAGCCCAGGCTGCCCTACCAGCGTCCTCCGCTGTCCAAGGGCTATCTCTCAGGAGACAGCGACGACGAGAGCCTGGAGCTGCGCGCCCCGGAGTACCTGCGCGAGCAGGGCATCGACGTGTGGCTCGGGCGCCGAGTCGCCTCGGTCGACCTGACCGACCAGGGCGGCAGCGCCGTCTTCGACGACTCCACCTCGGTGGCGTTCGACCGTCTGGTGCTCGCCACGGGCGCTGTCGCCCGGGAGCTGCCGGTCCCTGGCGCCGAGCTGGCCGGGGTCCACTCGCTGCGAAGCGTCGCCGACGCCGCGCTCATTCGCGACGCCCTGCGAGCCGGCGGCCCTCTCGTGGTGATCGGAGGCGGTTTCATCGGCCTCGAGATCGCCGCCACCGCCCGTGCGCGGGGGCTCTCGGTCACCGTGGTCGAGGCGGCCGGCCGACTCCTCGAGCGCGTCTGCGCCGAACCGCTCTCCGACTTCTGCTTGCGGACGCACCGTGCCGCCGGCATCGACATCCGGCTCGACGCGGCCGTGGTCGAGCTCGTCGGGACCGACGTCGGGGCGGTCAGCGGCGTCCGGCTCGCGGACGGGACGCTGTTGCCGGCCGAGGTCGTGATCGTCGGGGTCGGCGCGGTGCCGGCGACCGGGATCGCCGAGAAGGCGGGCCTCGAGTGTCGCCGCGGAATCGTGGTGGACCCGGCAGGACGCACGACACACCCGCGCGTCGTCGCCGCGGGCGATTGCACCGAGCAACCCCACCCTCACCTGGAGGGGGAGCTGCTGGCGATCGAGTCGGTCAACAACGCCGTCGAGCAGTCGAAGGCCGCCGCGCACACCCTGCTCGGCCTAGACCCGCCGGCACGTGGGGTGCCGTGGTTCTGGTCCGACCAGGGCGGCATGAAGATCCAGATCGCCGGCGTCTCACACGGCCACGACGGCTACGTGGTGCGCGAGGAGGCCGAGCGGATCACGGTCTTGTACTTCCGCGGAGGCACGCTGATCGCCGCGGATGTGGCCAACAACCCCCGCGACTTCATGGCCGTCAAGCGGGCCGTCGCCGAACGGCGGACCGTGGACCGCGAGCGCGCTGGTGACCTGACTCGCTCCGTCAAGGACCTCCTCAGGGAAGGCGCCTGA
- a CDS encoding mandelate racemase/muconate lactonizing enzyme family protein, producing the protein MKITRVEAVPYAIPYVKPLRFASGEVHVAEHVLVRVHTDDGIVGVAEAPPRPFTYGETQAGIIAVIEKIFVPQLLGLTLLDREVIQERLQRTVGNPAAKSAIDIAVWDALGRTLKQPVSALLGGYTTGLRVCHMLGFEEPAKMVAEAERMVETYGIRTFKVKVGRRPVALDTAVVRALRERFGDAVELYVDGNRGWSPTESLQAMKEMADLGLTCAEELCPADDVLGRRWLVSHLDVPFIADESATSAAEATREVLAGAATALSIKCARTGFTQSRRVHHLAEGLGLEVVMGNQIDGQLGTACTVAFGAAYRLTSRRAAEVSNFLDMSDDLLVEPLQIRDGEIAVGQGIGLSVEIDEDKLSHYRIDR; encoded by the coding sequence ATGAAGATCACCAGGGTCGAGGCGGTCCCCTACGCGATCCCGTACGTCAAGCCGCTGCGCTTCGCCAGCGGCGAGGTGCACGTCGCCGAACACGTCCTGGTGCGGGTCCACACCGACGACGGGATCGTCGGGGTCGCGGAGGCGCCCCCGCGGCCCTTCACCTACGGTGAGACGCAGGCCGGCATCATCGCGGTGATCGAGAAGATCTTCGTCCCCCAGCTCCTCGGGCTGACGCTGCTCGACCGCGAGGTCATCCAAGAACGCCTCCAGCGCACGGTCGGGAACCCCGCAGCCAAGTCGGCCATCGACATCGCCGTCTGGGATGCACTCGGACGCACGCTCAAGCAGCCGGTCAGCGCCCTCCTCGGCGGCTACACCACCGGTCTGCGGGTGTGTCACATGCTGGGCTTCGAGGAGCCGGCGAAGATGGTCGCCGAAGCGGAGCGGATGGTCGAGACCTACGGCATCCGGACGTTCAAGGTGAAGGTCGGCCGTCGGCCGGTGGCCCTCGACACCGCGGTGGTCCGGGCACTGCGGGAGCGCTTCGGCGATGCGGTCGAGCTCTATGTCGACGGCAACCGGGGCTGGAGCCCCACGGAGTCGCTGCAGGCGATGAAGGAGATGGCCGACCTGGGCCTGACCTGCGCGGAGGAGCTGTGTCCCGCCGACGACGTGCTGGGCAGACGCTGGCTGGTCTCCCACCTCGACGTGCCGTTCATCGCCGACGAATCGGCCACGTCCGCGGCCGAGGCGACGCGGGAGGTGCTCGCGGGTGCCGCGACGGCCCTGAGCATCAAGTGCGCCAGGACCGGCTTCACGCAGAGTCGGCGCGTCCACCACCTCGCCGAGGGCCTGGGCCTCGAGGTCGTCATGGGCAACCAGATCGACGGGCAGCTGGGGACCGCGTGCACCGTCGCCTTCGGTGCTGCCTACCGGCTCACCTCGCGTCGCGCCGCCGAGGTCTCGAACTTCCTGGACATGAGCGACGACCTCCTTGTCGAGCCGCTCCAGATCCGCGACGGTGAGATCGCCGTGGGCCAGGGGATCGGGCTATCGGTGGAGATCGACGAAGACAAGCTCTCCCATTACCGCATCGACCGCTAG
- a CDS encoding aromatic ring-hydroxylating oxygenase subunit alpha: MTISESTTGKPLIGLSRWSDRVLEDRVHRTLYTDPGVFAEEMVRVFGGESWVYLGHESQVPEPNSYLSVRMGLRPLIVTRDREGALHGIFNRCAHRGATICRDESGVAKSFQCPYHGWTFRNTGELVGTPWPEGYGSGFDKSEFGLRKVNRIETYRGFIFGTLNDEAPSVPDWLGPATTWLDYWIDRAPGGDVRVRSGAFRMGYRGNWKLAYDNAGDGYHPAFSHRSLLEMASRMGESKDMSYFGRTPDDGPLAAYSLGNGHSVIDQRPAYDGPGSFWANQRPQPGREKLEELIREQYPDRADELLDLCVGSQINLSIFPNLLIIGNQIQVIEPLAVSRTQLTWHATSIGGVPEEVNTVRMRTQEDFPAFGEPDDQANFEEVQRGLEVVEDEWILMNRGLGTGWQSVGADGVVKTAVTDELHMRSYYVEWVKRMGGEQKVETA, translated from the coding sequence ATGACCATCAGCGAATCCACGACCGGCAAGCCCCTCATCGGTTTGAGCAGGTGGAGCGACCGGGTGCTGGAGGACCGGGTCCATCGCACCTTGTACACGGACCCGGGGGTCTTTGCCGAAGAGATGGTCAGGGTCTTCGGTGGTGAGTCCTGGGTCTATCTCGGCCACGAGTCACAGGTGCCGGAGCCCAACTCCTACCTCTCGGTCCGGATGGGGTTGCGCCCCCTGATCGTGACCCGCGACCGCGAGGGTGCTCTCCACGGCATCTTCAATCGCTGCGCGCACCGCGGTGCCACGATCTGTCGTGACGAGTCGGGTGTCGCGAAGAGCTTCCAGTGTCCCTACCACGGCTGGACGTTCCGCAACACCGGAGAACTGGTCGGGACGCCGTGGCCCGAGGGATACGGCAGCGGCTTCGACAAGTCCGAGTTCGGGCTCCGGAAGGTCAACCGCATCGAGACCTACCGGGGCTTCATCTTCGGCACCCTCAACGACGAGGCCCCCTCGGTGCCGGACTGGCTCGGCCCCGCCACGACGTGGCTGGACTACTGGATCGATCGTGCTCCAGGGGGCGACGTCCGGGTTCGCAGCGGCGCCTTCCGGATGGGGTACCGCGGGAACTGGAAGCTGGCCTACGACAACGCCGGTGACGGATACCATCCGGCGTTCTCCCACCGCTCGCTGCTGGAGATGGCGTCCAGGATGGGCGAGTCGAAGGACATGTCCTACTTCGGTCGCACGCCCGACGACGGGCCGCTCGCGGCCTACTCGCTCGGCAACGGTCACAGCGTGATCGACCAGCGGCCCGCCTATGACGGCCCGGGGAGCTTCTGGGCCAACCAGCGGCCGCAGCCGGGACGGGAGAAGCTCGAGGAGCTCATCCGTGAGCAGTACCCCGACCGTGCCGACGAGCTCCTGGACCTGTGCGTCGGCTCCCAGATCAACCTCAGCATCTTCCCGAACCTGCTCATCATCGGGAACCAGATCCAGGTCATCGAGCCCCTGGCCGTGAGCCGCACCCAGCTGACCTGGCACGCCACGTCGATCGGTGGGGTTCCCGAGGAGGTGAACACCGTCCGGATGCGCACCCAGGAGGACTTCCCGGCCTTCGGCGAACCTGACGACCAGGCCAACTTCGAGGAGGTCCAGCGCGGTCTCGAGGTGGTCGAGGACGAGTGGATCCTCATGAACCGCGGCCTCGGGACCGGATGGCAGAGCGTCGGTGCGGACGGGGTCGTCAAGACCGCGGTGACCGACGAACTGCACATGCGCAGCTACTACGTCGAATGGGTCAAGCGCATGGGCGGCGAGCAGAAGGTCGAGACGGCATGA